In Candidatus Eisenbacteria bacterium, one genomic interval encodes:
- a CDS encoding NAD+ synthase: MSPTKAPRVGGRSSRVVRIALAQINPTVGDLPGNAKRVIEFIERAREMGTDIVAFPELVLTGYPPEDLLLRPDFIDQNQAALDEVTRATQGITAIVGFAQRAEDVYNAAAIAHDGEVAGVCHKIHLPNYSVFDEVRYFRPGRDPFVFKRGPLTFGVNICEDIWLPSNPTLLAVSGEAQLVINLSSSPFHMGKSVSRDRMLATRAMDGVSVVAFVNTVGGQDELVFDGNSRVFGPRGDCLARAKAFEEDLVVLDIDLDEVFSARLKDPRSREMSQREDAADPLPIVTLRPVPAPTRPSIKPLPIETPSGAREIYEALILGTRDYVRKNDFTHVLLGLSGGIDSALTASIAVDALGASCVTGVFMPSPFTERASAEDAEALAKNLGIQLLTLPIAEEMGAYKKTLSPVFSGMPSDATEENIQSRIRGNFLMALSNKFGWLVLTTGNKSEYSVGYTTLYGDMAGGFAVLKDAPKTLVYEIARYRNAAAGPADWIPKRTLEREPTAELRPGQKDTDTLPPYDVLDPILKAYVEEDWEVERIVAMGYDRALVQRVVRMVDRAEYKRRQSPPGIRITPRALGKDRRLPITNRHQSWRD, encoded by the coding sequence ATGAGTCCCACGAAGGCGCCGCGCGTGGGCGGGCGCTCCTCCCGGGTCGTCCGCATCGCGCTGGCCCAGATCAATCCGACCGTAGGCGACCTGCCGGGAAATGCCAAGCGCGTGATCGAGTTCATCGAACGCGCGAGAGAGATGGGCACGGACATCGTCGCGTTCCCCGAGCTGGTGCTCACCGGCTACCCGCCGGAGGACCTTCTCCTCCGCCCCGACTTCATCGACCAGAACCAGGCGGCGCTCGACGAGGTGACGCGCGCGACCCAAGGAATCACCGCGATCGTCGGCTTCGCGCAGCGCGCGGAGGACGTGTACAACGCGGCCGCCATCGCGCACGACGGCGAGGTCGCGGGCGTGTGCCACAAGATCCACCTTCCGAACTATTCCGTCTTCGACGAGGTGCGCTACTTCCGGCCGGGGCGGGATCCCTTCGTCTTCAAGCGCGGACCGCTGACGTTCGGCGTGAACATCTGCGAGGACATTTGGCTCCCCTCGAATCCGACGCTGCTGGCCGTCTCGGGGGAGGCGCAGCTGGTCATCAACCTCTCCTCGTCTCCGTTCCACATGGGGAAAAGCGTGAGCCGGGATCGCATGCTGGCGACGCGCGCGATGGACGGCGTCTCCGTCGTCGCGTTCGTCAACACCGTGGGCGGGCAGGACGAGCTGGTGTTCGACGGAAACAGCAGGGTATTCGGACCGCGCGGGGACTGCCTCGCCCGCGCCAAGGCGTTCGAGGAAGATCTGGTCGTCCTCGACATCGATCTCGACGAGGTGTTCAGCGCCCGGCTGAAAGACCCGCGAAGCCGCGAGATGTCGCAGCGCGAGGACGCCGCCGATCCGCTCCCGATCGTCACGCTGCGTCCGGTCCCGGCCCCCACACGTCCCTCGATCAAGCCGCTCCCGATCGAGACCCCGTCCGGCGCGCGGGAGATCTATGAAGCCTTGATCCTCGGCACGCGCGATTACGTCCGGAAGAACGACTTCACGCACGTCCTCCTCGGGTTGAGCGGCGGGATCGATTCGGCCCTGACCGCCTCGATCGCGGTCGACGCCCTGGGTGCCTCGTGCGTCACGGGGGTCTTCATGCCCTCGCCGTTCACGGAGCGGGCGAGCGCGGAGGATGCGGAGGCGCTCGCGAAGAACCTCGGCATCCAGCTTCTCACGCTTCCCATCGCTGAGGAGATGGGGGCGTACAAGAAGACGCTCTCCCCCGTCTTCTCCGGGATGCCGAGCGACGCCACCGAGGAGAACATCCAGTCTCGGATCCGCGGCAATTTCCTGATGGCGCTCTCGAACAAGTTCGGCTGGCTGGTGCTCACCACGGGGAACAAGAGCGAGTACTCGGTCGGCTACACGACCCTCTACGGCGACATGGCGGGCGGGTTCGCAGTCCTGAAGGACGCGCCCAAGACCTTGGTGTACGAGATCGCCCGATATCGGAACGCCGCGGCGGGCCCTGCCGACTGGATCCCGAAGCGCACCCTCGAGCGAGAGCCGACGGCAGAACTCCGTCCGGGCCAAAAGGATACGGACACCCTCCCTCCTTACGACGTGCTCGACCCGATCCTCAAGGCGTACGTCGAGGAGGACTGGGAGGTGGAGCGGATCGTCGCGATGGGATACGATCGCGCCCTTGTTCAGAGGGTCGTCCGCATGGTCGACCGGGCGGAGTACAAGCGTCGTCAATCGCCCCCGGGCATCCGGATCACCCCCCGAGCCCTCGGCAAGGATCGCCGACTGCCGATTACGAACCGCCATCAGTCATGGCGCGATTGA